One window of Candidatus Nitrospira kreftii genomic DNA carries:
- a CDS encoding Superoxide dismutase, with the protein MKLPQPRQAERFDLHGLNGISDQTLEMHFKLYEGYVRAANKLRAQLFEIIQDAKVDQEEMPAYSELTRRLGFEFNGMVLHEYYFSNLKRESNAQPESHGPFAQIVEHSFGSFDIWKTDFSGVGMMRGVGWAICYLDPASGTVSNHWISLHEQGNIAGFVPLLVMDVWEHAYLLDYKPSERADYIEAFFSNVHWKMVEERMELGVPTI; encoded by the coding sequence ATGAAGCTACCTCAACCACGTCAAGCAGAACGGTTCGATCTGCACGGACTCAACGGCATCTCCGATCAAACGCTCGAGATGCATTTCAAGCTCTACGAGGGTTATGTGCGAGCGGCCAACAAGCTGCGGGCACAACTATTCGAAATCATTCAAGACGCGAAAGTGGACCAAGAGGAAATGCCCGCATATTCTGAACTCACTAGGCGGCTCGGGTTCGAGTTCAACGGAATGGTGCTCCACGAATATTATTTCAGCAACTTGAAGCGTGAATCGAATGCCCAACCGGAGTCACATGGTCCATTCGCACAGATTGTGGAGCATAGTTTTGGATCGTTCGACATCTGGAAAACCGATTTCTCCGGTGTGGGCATGATGCGAGGCGTCGGATGGGCCATCTGTTATCTGGATCCTGCAAGCGGCACGGTGTCTAACCACTGGATCAGCCTCCATGAACAGGGAAACATCGCGGGATTTGTTCCTCTGCTGGTGATGGACGTGTGGGAGCACGCCTATCTGCTCGATTACAAGCCGTCGGAGCGGGCCGATTATATCGAGGCCTTTTTTTCGAACGTGCATTGGAAGATGGTTGAGGAGCGGATGGAATTAGGTGTTCCAACGATTTAG
- a CDS encoding Dihydrolipoyl dehydrogenase, producing the protein MAIGMHSQSGQAGCHDRSFMECKPIQHDVIVIGGGSAGYAAARAAREDGADVAIVDPGPLGGLCILRGCMPSKTILRSAEVAALMRRSKEFGLSPVDIKAGLGAIVDRKDRLVREFARDRINQLRGPSHTLYEAAARFISPTAIQVGGRQLTARAFIIATGSVPRVEALPGLDNIGYLTSDELLDIRDQPNSLLILGGGPVALELGQFFSRIGTKVYFIQRGLRVLSHLDEEIGTTLEEALRAEGAELFTGTILREVGRHHRLKSVRFSHRGQDRTVSGEEILAAFGRRPNIDGLNLDAAQVTIHQGRISVDSRMRTSQPHIFAVGDVCNLIDTTHIAIQQGELAAHNACHLEDSSKQYDDRLETKVVFTDPQVAVVGLSERACRLHDIPFLTEAYPFADHGKAMCLGSTRGYAKLLASPRTGKLLGAQIVGPQAGELIHELIAVMYYHGTVFDLVRYPHYHPTLAEIVTYPAESLMRQIRSS; encoded by the coding sequence ATGGCCATCGGGATGCATTCCCAAAGCGGTCAAGCGGGATGTCATGATCGATCGTTTATGGAATGTAAGCCAATTCAACATGATGTCATCGTGATCGGCGGAGGGTCCGCAGGGTATGCTGCGGCCCGCGCCGCCCGCGAGGATGGTGCCGATGTGGCGATCGTCGATCCAGGCCCCTTGGGAGGTCTCTGCATCCTTCGAGGCTGCATGCCGTCAAAAACCATCCTACGCTCAGCAGAGGTTGCCGCGCTCATGCGGCGATCAAAAGAATTCGGGTTATCCCCAGTCGACATCAAGGCCGGACTTGGTGCGATCGTCGATCGGAAAGATCGGCTGGTTCGCGAGTTTGCGCGCGATCGGATCAACCAACTTCGAGGTCCTTCCCACACGCTCTACGAAGCCGCGGCCAGGTTCATTTCTCCTACAGCCATTCAGGTAGGCGGCCGACAATTAACGGCACGTGCGTTCATCATCGCGACGGGGTCAGTCCCGCGTGTCGAGGCGCTCCCAGGATTGGACAATATAGGCTACCTCACCAGCGACGAGTTGCTTGATATCCGTGATCAACCCAACTCCTTACTGATTCTCGGTGGTGGTCCAGTGGCTTTGGAGCTTGGGCAGTTCTTCTCTCGGATCGGGACGAAGGTCTACTTCATTCAACGTGGGTTACGAGTGCTCTCTCACTTAGACGAGGAGATTGGAACAACGCTTGAAGAAGCGCTGCGGGCTGAAGGGGCAGAGCTATTTACCGGCACAATCCTTCGAGAGGTGGGTCGGCACCACCGGCTGAAATCCGTGAGATTTTCCCATCGAGGTCAGGATCGAACTGTCTCCGGCGAAGAAATTCTAGCCGCCTTCGGCCGTCGACCGAATATCGATGGGCTCAATCTTGATGCCGCACAGGTAACGATCCATCAAGGCCGTATCAGCGTGGACAGCCGCATGCGGACGTCTCAGCCACACATCTTTGCGGTGGGAGATGTGTGCAACCTCATCGATACCACGCATATCGCCATCCAGCAGGGAGAACTGGCGGCGCACAATGCTTGTCATCTTGAGGATTCGTCAAAGCAGTATGACGATCGGCTGGAAACTAAAGTCGTGTTTACGGATCCTCAGGTGGCGGTCGTGGGTCTGAGCGAACGAGCCTGTCGTCTGCATGATATTCCGTTTCTGACGGAGGCCTATCCTTTTGCCGACCATGGCAAAGCCATGTGTCTGGGTTCGACGCGTGGGTATGCGAAGCTATTGGCATCGCCTCGAACCGGTAAACTCTTGGGAGCTCAGATTGTAGGTCCGCAAGCAGGAGAATTGATTCATGAGCTCATCGCGGTGATGTATTACCATGGAACGGTGTTTGATCTCGTCCGGTATCCTCACTACCATCCTACGCTGGCTGAAATCGTGACCTACCCAGCAGAATCTCTGATGAGGCAGATTCGGTCGTCGTGA
- a CDS encoding hypothetical protein (conserved exported protein of unknown function), producing the protein MTRTRAFGISWLFVVSLTTLPADSTTAHQTTPASNPPKLSKVDFPTSARSEEAQAHFLRGVAALHSFWYPVARDEFRSATRIEPEFMMGYWGEAMTHNHPLWGDQQETDAARKALAMITMTSELTPKERAYLDAVKVLYGEGDKRTRDQAYAAAMEKLYREHQDDLEAAAFYALALLGAVRSENPTALRTRMQAAAIVLDVYRKDPNHPGAAHYIIHAFDDPDHAILALPVARHYVEIAPPAHHAQHMPLHIFQRLGMWPDAVAANEAAWRTSDQWVDTNDLPITQRDYHSLHWLLYSYLQQGRYQEAEDRLATMRKSLEQFPKDDARMLAYGVHTYASMAAEFVVETERWDAGEELLTAIQETAKDSKPTRDDDSFQALAALAKAPAIFARGLAAAMKGSPDAQTSVAALKALREQPHGSPESAIEHVLKMSEIHELEIMAVASASRGQVDEAIAMMQNATDREKAMGFPSGPPVKPSHELYGELLLRAGRHAEAAQQFATSLFRYPNRARSLIGAARAAAQSEQIQSAMNAYGQFSRQWKQADTPLPLRNEARDYLQTNGQ; encoded by the coding sequence GTGACACGTACCAGGGCTTTCGGCATTTCATGGCTGTTCGTTGTATCTCTAACGACGCTGCCGGCTGACTCTACCACCGCACACCAGACGACCCCAGCATCCAACCCACCCAAGTTGAGTAAGGTCGACTTCCCAACCTCAGCCCGGTCGGAGGAGGCCCAAGCGCACTTTCTGCGCGGAGTAGCCGCGCTTCATTCATTCTGGTATCCGGTGGCGCGCGATGAATTCCGGTCGGCCACTCGCATTGAACCGGAATTCATGATGGGGTATTGGGGCGAAGCGATGACCCACAATCATCCGCTCTGGGGAGACCAGCAAGAGACCGATGCCGCTCGGAAGGCTCTGGCCATGATCACGATGACGTCAGAGCTGACGCCGAAGGAGCGGGCCTATCTGGATGCCGTCAAGGTTCTGTATGGCGAGGGCGATAAGCGCACCCGCGATCAAGCGTATGCGGCGGCTATGGAGAAACTCTACCGGGAGCACCAGGATGATCTCGAAGCGGCTGCCTTCTACGCGCTTGCGTTGCTTGGGGCTGTCCGTTCAGAGAATCCGACCGCCCTACGGACACGCATGCAGGCAGCTGCCATCGTCTTAGATGTGTACCGAAAAGACCCCAACCATCCCGGTGCCGCGCACTACATCATCCACGCGTTCGATGACCCAGATCACGCCATTCTGGCGCTGCCTGTGGCTCGGCATTACGTTGAGATCGCTCCTCCAGCGCATCACGCGCAGCACATGCCGTTACACATCTTTCAACGGTTGGGTATGTGGCCGGATGCTGTGGCTGCGAACGAAGCCGCATGGAGAACATCGGACCAATGGGTGGATACCAACGACCTTCCCATCACCCAGCGTGATTATCATAGCTTGCATTGGCTGCTTTACAGCTATCTGCAGCAGGGTCGATATCAAGAAGCGGAAGACCGGCTTGCGACGATGAGAAAAAGCCTTGAGCAATTTCCCAAGGACGACGCACGTATGCTCGCATATGGAGTCCATACTTATGCCAGCATGGCTGCAGAATTCGTTGTCGAAACGGAGCGCTGGGATGCTGGGGAAGAGCTGTTGACTGCCATACAAGAAACGGCGAAGGATTCCAAACCAACTCGCGATGACGACTCATTCCAGGCTTTGGCCGCCCTCGCCAAGGCTCCCGCCATTTTCGCCCGTGGTCTGGCGGCAGCCATGAAAGGCTCCCCTGATGCCCAAACCAGCGTGGCCGCGTTGAAGGCCCTCCGTGAGCAGCCGCACGGCTCACCCGAATCGGCCATTGAGCATGTGCTTAAGATGTCTGAAATTCACGAATTAGAAATCATGGCGGTGGCCAGCGCCTCAAGGGGTCAGGTTGACGAGGCGATCGCAATGATGCAGAACGCGACCGATCGAGAGAAAGCCATGGGTTTTCCATCCGGGCCACCCGTCAAACCTTCCCATGAATTATACGGAGAACTTCTCCTGCGCGCAGGTCGCCATGCGGAGGCCGCTCAGCAATTTGCGACATCATTATTCCGATATCCGAACCGGGCACGTTCATTGATCGGTGCTGCACGCGCCGCTGCTCAGAGTGAGCAGATTCAAAGCGCCATGAACGCGTATGGTCAATTCTCGAGACAGTGGAAACAAGCTGATACGCCGTTGCCGCTGCGAAATGAAGCGCGCGACTACCTGCAGACGAATGGGCAGTAA
- a CDS encoding hypothetical protein (conserved protein of unknown function) yields the protein MNVSDLQVRGNTDAPMHQQEGRIMTFFQKLKPILVLVLAILPACTGSSSDPPKVDLSGEYRIIIGERNGTLIDQKELSDATITIDDKTITVYDNERNETFAATYTLKTKQTPWQITMVSTKAPEIGVIARGLIEANQNSLKLIYALPNGQPPTDFQAGPHQQMFDMVKIDQAGG from the coding sequence ATGAATGTCTCAGACCTCCAGGTGCGAGGCAATACCGATGCCCCGATGCACCAACAAGAAGGACGTATCATGACTTTCTTCCAGAAGTTGAAGCCGATTCTCGTGCTTGTCCTCGCGATCCTCCCGGCTTGCACTGGTTCTTCTTCAGATCCACCTAAAGTCGACCTGAGTGGGGAGTATCGAATCATCATCGGGGAGCGCAACGGTACGCTGATCGACCAGAAAGAATTAAGTGATGCCACGATAACAATCGATGACAAGACGATTACAGTTTACGACAATGAACGGAACGAAACATTTGCCGCGACATACACACTTAAGACGAAGCAGACACCGTGGCAGATCACGATGGTCAGCACAAAGGCTCCAGAAATCGGTGTGATTGCCAGAGGATTGATCGAAGCCAACCAAAACAGCCTCAAGCTGATCTATGCCTTGCCGAACGGTCAACCACCGACGGACTTTCAAGCCGGTCCACACCAGCAAATGTTCGACATGGTGAAAATAGATCAGGCCGGCGGTTGA
- a CDS encoding putative thiamine pyrophosphate-containing protein YdaP, with protein MANNAADLMMETLSDWGVEVIFGLPGDGINGLMEALRIRQDQIRFIQVRHEESAAFMACAYAKYTGKLGVCLATSGPGGLHLLNGLYDAKLDGAPVLAITGHHYHDLIDTHAQQDISLDRVFADVAVYNTRIMGAAHVEPVTNLACRTALAARGVAHINFPVDLQEQKVDVRSKRNVAGYASEVYSRGAMLPSDVDLGRAARILNTGRKVAILAGQGALQATDELEAVAERLGAPVVKTILGKAAVPDDSTYTTGGIGLLGTKPSQEAIEECDTLFMIGTSFPYIEFLPRPGQARAVQVDLNPARIGLRYPVEVGLVGDSRRTLQALLPLLDQRPDRSFLAHAQKGMAEWRQLMEERGTKRDRPMKPQVVAWELGKRLSDKAIVSSDSGTISTWFARQIQAKRGQQFSLSGTLASMANGLCYAIAAQVAYPDRQSVAFVGDGGFSMLMGEFATAVKYELPIKVVVIKNNSLGMIKWEQMVFLGHPEFGCDLTPIDFAAVARACGGTGFTIENPEECGPVLDEALGTRGPVLVEAVVDPFVPPFPPKASLEQTVKFAQALVKGQPNRERIAWTVLSDTVRELI; from the coding sequence ATGGCGAACAACGCAGCGGATCTCATGATGGAAACACTATCGGATTGGGGCGTGGAGGTGATCTTCGGATTACCAGGCGACGGGATCAACGGCCTTATGGAAGCGTTGCGGATCAGACAGGATCAGATCCGATTCATCCAGGTTCGACATGAGGAGTCGGCCGCATTCATGGCCTGTGCCTATGCAAAATATACGGGTAAACTCGGAGTCTGTCTTGCCACATCCGGCCCAGGCGGATTGCACCTGTTAAACGGTCTGTATGATGCCAAGCTGGATGGAGCTCCCGTACTCGCGATCACTGGGCATCACTACCATGATCTGATCGACACACATGCCCAGCAGGACATCAGTTTAGACCGAGTCTTCGCCGATGTGGCCGTCTACAATACTCGGATCATGGGAGCGGCGCATGTTGAGCCGGTTACTAATCTTGCCTGTCGGACTGCATTGGCAGCGCGAGGAGTCGCGCATATCAACTTTCCGGTGGATCTGCAAGAGCAGAAGGTTGATGTTCGGTCCAAACGAAACGTCGCCGGGTATGCTTCGGAAGTATACTCCCGCGGAGCCATGCTTCCCTCCGACGTGGATCTAGGGAGGGCGGCCCGAATCCTCAATACTGGTCGAAAGGTTGCTATCCTTGCCGGGCAAGGGGCTTTGCAGGCAACGGACGAGCTTGAAGCGGTAGCTGAGCGGCTAGGCGCACCGGTGGTCAAGACGATTTTGGGCAAAGCAGCCGTTCCGGACGACAGTACCTATACGACCGGCGGAATTGGTCTCCTCGGCACCAAGCCATCTCAGGAGGCCATCGAAGAATGCGATACGCTCTTCATGATCGGGACCTCCTTCCCGTATATCGAGTTTCTCCCGAGGCCCGGCCAGGCCCGAGCGGTTCAGGTCGACCTGAACCCAGCTCGAATCGGTCTGCGTTATCCGGTGGAAGTCGGACTCGTCGGGGACAGTCGGCGCACGCTTCAGGCGCTGCTGCCGTTGCTCGATCAGAGACCAGACCGCTCATTCCTCGCTCACGCTCAGAAAGGCATGGCCGAATGGAGACAGCTGATGGAAGAACGCGGAACGAAACGGGACCGGCCCATGAAACCGCAGGTCGTCGCCTGGGAACTGGGGAAACGGCTGTCCGATAAGGCCATTGTCTCATCCGACTCCGGCACCATCTCGACATGGTTTGCACGACAGATTCAAGCCAAGCGAGGACAACAATTTTCACTCTCGGGCACATTAGCATCTATGGCCAATGGTCTCTGCTATGCCATTGCCGCGCAGGTTGCCTATCCTGACCGTCAATCTGTGGCCTTCGTCGGGGACGGTGGGTTTTCCATGCTCATGGGAGAGTTTGCCACCGCCGTCAAGTATGAGCTTCCGATCAAGGTCGTCGTGATCAAGAACAATTCGCTCGGTATGATCAAATGGGAACAAATGGTGTTCTTAGGACACCCCGAATTTGGGTGCGACTTGACTCCGATCGATTTTGCGGCCGTTGCTCGGGCATGCGGCGGCACCGGGTTTACGATCGAGAATCCTGAAGAATGCGGCCCTGTGCTTGACGAAGCCTTAGGTACCCGGGGTCCGGTCCTTGTGGAAGCGGTGGTAGATCCATTTGTTCCACCGTTTCCGCCGAAAGCGAGCCTGGAGCAAACGGTTAAATTTGCCCAGGCCTTGGTGAAAGGTCAGCCGAACCGTGAACGGATCGCCTGGACGGTCTTGTCGGATACTGTCCGTGAACTCATCTAG
- a CDS encoding hypothetical protein (conserved protein of unknown function): MSVAKIIELSSDSTKGFEDAITQGIARAAKTIHGIKSAWVKEQQVVVEQGKVTLYRVDLKITFVLD; this comes from the coding sequence ATGTCCGTCGCAAAGATCATCGAGCTGAGTTCCGATTCGACTAAGGGCTTTGAGGATGCCATCACTCAGGGAATTGCCCGAGCAGCAAAAACCATTCATGGCATCAAATCAGCCTGGGTGAAGGAGCAACAGGTCGTGGTCGAGCAAGGCAAAGTCACCTTGTATCGCGTTGATCTGAAGATCACGTTTGTCCTGGATTGA
- a CDS encoding hypothetical protein (conserved exported protein of unknown function), which yields MHTGSTQGKGMLATFVIVGGLIATVPLPSHAADPTGQAIVPAPKPVPNDPHYMRQKADLRLKLDVKRELAMSPFIDADHIGVTVRDGVVTLRGSVEDQSAASDAVDNAREAGAKKVINKLTIEEHN from the coding sequence ATGCATACAGGAAGCACGCAAGGTAAAGGGATGCTAGCCACATTCGTCATTGTAGGAGGATTGATTGCGACGGTGCCCCTGCCAAGCCATGCAGCAGATCCGACCGGTCAAGCAATAGTTCCCGCCCCGAAACCAGTTCCCAATGACCCCCATTACATGAGACAGAAGGCGGACTTGCGTCTCAAGCTCGATGTCAAGAGGGAGTTAGCCATGAGTCCTTTTATCGATGCCGATCATATTGGTGTCACAGTCAGGGATGGGGTTGTGACGCTCAGAGGGTCTGTAGAGGATCAAAGTGCCGCCAGCGACGCAGTTGATAACGCGCGTGAAGCCGGTGCCAAAAAAGTCATCAACAAGCTGACTATAGAGGAGCACAATTAA